One window of Desulfovibrio subterraneus genomic DNA carries:
- the trkA gene encoding Trk system potassium transporter TrkA has protein sequence MGFFSRAPRVEQLKVVIVGAGEVGYHIAHRLAQESKEVVIIDQSSEALRRVSEVLDVQTFQGSGCSPVVLSDAGVMDADIFLAVTDSDEINIIACLFANAISPDSIKIARIRNEEYNLYQDALTNKPLNISTIINPEIEVIKAIDRMLAVPGAVDFSEFAEGRVKLVGIRVEKGPLVGKKLMAFRDVVPDTNVLIAAIVRGEDLIIPSGRDEIISGDIVYFACKDTSLDVVRSVCGRDMAPVRDVLIIGGGNIGLRLAVLFERKGLHVKLVDKSEARCQYLAEKLNSTLVLRGDGTDQDFLREENVGEMDAVISLTSDEETNILSSLLAKNLGAKKTVTRVNKVAYQPLVSAIGIDHSVSPRLSAVNSILHHIRRGKVLSSVSIRGEGAEALEAIAQADSELVGKPVKDLAMPRGTLLLAIVRGKEVVIPSGDSMIQPDDRIIILSTRENVSRVEQALTVTLKQL, from the coding sequence ATGGGTTTTTTCAGTCGTGCACCGCGGGTCGAACAACTCAAGGTGGTCATCGTCGGGGCGGGCGAAGTGGGATACCACATTGCCCACCGTCTGGCTCAGGAAAGCAAGGAAGTGGTCATCATTGACCAGAGTTCCGAAGCGCTACGCCGTGTTTCCGAAGTGTTGGACGTGCAGACTTTTCAAGGGTCCGGTTGCAGCCCTGTCGTTCTCTCCGATGCCGGAGTGATGGACGCTGATATTTTTCTGGCTGTGACGGACAGTGACGAGATAAACATCATCGCCTGCCTGTTTGCCAACGCCATTTCTCCGGATTCCATCAAGATCGCCCGTATCCGAAACGAGGAATACAACCTCTATCAGGATGCCCTCACCAACAAGCCGCTCAATATTTCCACTATCATCAATCCCGAGATTGAAGTCATCAAAGCCATCGACCGCATGCTGGCCGTGCCCGGTGCCGTAGACTTCAGCGAGTTCGCCGAAGGTCGCGTCAAACTTGTGGGCATTCGGGTTGAAAAGGGACCGCTGGTTGGAAAGAAGCTGATGGCGTTCCGTGATGTTGTGCCGGATACCAATGTGCTCATTGCGGCAATCGTCCGCGGCGAGGACCTTATCATTCCGAGCGGACGCGATGAAATCATTTCCGGTGATATCGTGTATTTCGCGTGCAAGGATACCAGTCTTGATGTGGTCCGCAGCGTCTGTGGCCGTGATATGGCCCCGGTGCGTGATGTGCTCATTATCGGCGGTGGTAACATAGGGCTGCGTCTGGCCGTGCTGTTTGAGCGCAAAGGCCTGCATGTGAAGCTTGTGGACAAGAGTGAAGCACGTTGTCAGTATCTGGCGGAAAAGCTGAACTCCACACTTGTGCTTCGCGGAGACGGAACCGATCAGGATTTCTTGCGTGAAGAAAACGTGGGAGAGATGGATGCCGTTATTTCGCTGACCTCCGACGAAGAAACCAATATTCTCTCTTCACTGCTTGCCAAGAATCTTGGCGCGAAGAAGACGGTAACCCGTGTGAACAAGGTCGCCTACCAGCCTCTGGTGAGTGCCATCGGCATTGATCATTCGGTTTCACCCCGTCTTTCTGCCGTGAACTCTATCCTGCACCATATCCGCCGTGGCAAGGTGCTCTCGTCAGTGTCCATCCGGGGTGAGGGCGCAGAGGCGCTTGAAGCCATTGCGCAAGCTGATTCCGAACTTGTGGGCAAACCCGTAAAGGATCTTGCCATGCCGCGCGGCACGCTGCTGCTGGCCATTGTGCGAGGCAAGGAAGTTGTCATTCCCAGTGGTGACAGCATGATACAGCCTGATGACCGTATCATCATTCTGTCTACGCGTGAGAATGTCTCGCGTGTTGAACAGGCGCTGACGGTAACACTGAAGCAATTGTAG
- the glyQ gene encoding glycine--tRNA ligase subunit alpha: protein MHFQNVILTLQNFWSEQGCVLAQPFDIECGAGTFNPATFLRVIGPEPWNVAYVEPSRRPTDGRYGENPNRLQHYFQFQVILKPSPDNIQELYLASLKALGIDPAVHDIRFVEDDWESPTLGAWGLGWEIWLNGMEVTQFTYFQQVGGIDLFPTSVEITYGLERLCMYLQGKESVYDLMYNDKVTYGNVYHQNEVEMSKYNFELSDAGMLLNLFNMYEGECKRLCEEGVAWPAYDYCLKCSHTFNLLDARGAISITERTGYIGRVRALASAVARLYAKQREDLGYPMLPKTETK, encoded by the coding sequence ATGCACTTCCAAAACGTTATTCTCACCCTGCAGAACTTCTGGTCCGAGCAGGGCTGCGTGCTTGCACAGCCGTTTGATATCGAATGCGGTGCGGGTACCTTCAACCCCGCGACGTTCCTGCGCGTTATCGGTCCCGAGCCGTGGAATGTCGCGTATGTGGAGCCTTCACGCCGTCCCACTGACGGACGGTATGGTGAAAATCCCAACCGCCTGCAGCATTATTTCCAGTTTCAGGTCATTCTGAAGCCTTCTCCCGACAACATTCAGGAGTTGTACCTTGCAAGCCTGAAGGCTCTGGGTATCGATCCTGCCGTTCACGACATCCGTTTCGTCGAAGATGACTGGGAATCTCCCACCCTCGGCGCATGGGGGCTGGGCTGGGAAATCTGGCTGAACGGCATGGAAGTGACGCAGTTCACCTACTTCCAGCAGGTGGGCGGTATAGACCTGTTCCCCACCAGCGTGGAAATTACCTACGGTCTTGAGCGCCTGTGCATGTATCTGCAGGGCAAGGAGTCGGTGTACGATCTCATGTACAACGACAAGGTCACCTACGGGAATGTCTATCATCAGAACGAAGTGGAAATGTCCAAGTACAACTTCGAACTGAGCGATGCCGGTATGCTGCTGAACCTGTTCAACATGTATGAAGGTGAATGCAAACGCCTGTGCGAAGAGGGTGTGGCATGGCCGGCCTATGACTACTGCCTGAAGTGTTCGCACACATTCAACCTGCTTGATGCACGCGGAGCCATCTCCATTACCGAGCGCACCGGTTATATAGGTCGCGTACGTGCTCTGGCATCCGCAGTGGCTCGTCTTTACGCGAAGCAGCGTGAAGACCTCGGGTATCCCATGTTGCCCAAGACCGAAACCAAGTAA
- the rpsT gene encoding 30S ribosomal protein S20: MANHKSAIKRHRQSLKRAARNRAMKTRVRNTVKAVRAAVQLKDKDQAMALLGTASSILDKAATKGVIHWKNASRNISRLSKAISQI; encoded by the coding sequence GTGGCTAACCACAAGTCTGCCATCAAGCGGCATCGCCAGAGCCTGAAGCGCGCTGCTCGTAACCGCGCTATGAAGACCCGTGTCCGTAACACTGTGAAGGCTGTTCGCGCAGCTGTTCAGCTCAAGGACAAGGACCAGGCTATGGCTCTGCTCGGCACCGCTTCGTCCATTTTGGACAAGGCTGCCACCAAGGGCGTTATCCATTGGAAAAACGCTTCTCGTAACATTTCTCGTCTGAGCAAGGCTATCTCCCAGATCTAG
- a CDS encoding ATP-binding protein, with protein MRASNSVYNVSLVLLFPLLALGLQWVLWASISPFTWLLFFPAVFFSARLTGLHGGAVSTILSALLGWYFFITPQRSFGFENTADLYSTIMFILMGLLISEALERLKKAEQRPGKNVAEEVQQSSSESGSFSQADSAGAPVMGAAACTENLGDKHWIQFPEEIFGGPFAARDILVYTRDRRGRLLGVNPAVYSMTGIRKDNLLGGMSFLTFTSPVDGGQVDNDRAVLECGETGVFEEVAETLNGQRHFLSVKHPHRDQDGVVDGLVSISLDITRRRIAEQENERKAREQGLLADAANKLSLAASIEEVRGIVSRAARQIAGADGATFVHNEDDNCFYADEEAIAPLWKGKRFPQKLCISGWVMQNRKAVIIPDVFDDPRIPADVYRKTFVKSMAMVPIRSAAPLGCIGIYWAKRNVPDDSVVQALQSLADLTSVTMEKLALIRKLTERNVELKQSKEEADAANRAKSEFLANMSHELRTPLNGVMGTLQILTDTPLNAEQEDFVVLATQSCRRLTRLLGDILDLSRIEAGKEELKVESFSLPDTVRAVWQLFFPAARQTNVILNLEIASAVPPMLWGDATKVHQVLNNLVGNALKFTKTGSVDIYVGALPTCDNRDLRILFSISDTGIGISDDNLVRMFEPFSQAEGSCTRHFQGAGLGLSIVKRLVALMGGELCVETEEYVGSTFYISLPFQRVEALAEQVGDVLSAQGIRRLPYHVLVVEDDTLSARFVARQLENAGATAYIAGDGKQALEALREKDFDLVLMDIQMPVMDGLQAVKAIREGEVGERRRLIPVIALTAYAMAGDRDRFIASGMDAYLPKPVDCQVLLKTIDGIMAQQN; from the coding sequence ATGCGTGCTTCGAACAGTGTTTACAATGTCAGCCTTGTCCTTCTCTTCCCCTTGTTGGCACTCGGGCTGCAATGGGTGCTCTGGGCCAGTATTTCTCCCTTCACCTGGCTGTTGTTCTTTCCGGCGGTGTTCTTCAGCGCCAGACTTACCGGCTTGCACGGCGGTGCGGTTTCCACAATCCTTTCGGCTCTGCTGGGGTGGTATTTCTTTATCACGCCTCAGCGTTCGTTCGGTTTTGAGAATACTGCTGATCTGTATTCCACCATTATGTTCATTCTGATGGGGTTGCTCATCAGTGAGGCCCTTGAACGGCTGAAAAAGGCAGAGCAGCGTCCCGGTAAGAATGTAGCTGAAGAAGTGCAGCAAAGTTCATCCGAAAGCGGTTCGTTTAGCCAAGCCGATTCTGCCGGTGCGCCTGTCATGGGTGCGGCGGCATGCACTGAGAATCTGGGTGATAAGCACTGGATTCAGTTTCCTGAAGAGATTTTTGGTGGTCCCTTCGCTGCGCGGGATATTCTCGTATATACGCGGGACAGGCGGGGGCGTCTGCTCGGCGTTAATCCGGCCGTATATTCCATGACGGGAATACGGAAGGATAATCTGCTCGGCGGCATGTCCTTTCTGACGTTTACTTCTCCCGTCGACGGCGGGCAGGTGGACAATGACAGAGCCGTTCTTGAGTGCGGAGAAACAGGTGTGTTTGAGGAAGTGGCGGAGACCTTGAACGGCCAGCGGCACTTCCTGTCAGTCAAGCATCCTCATCGGGATCAGGACGGAGTGGTGGATGGTCTTGTCAGCATATCCTTGGATATTACAAGGCGGAGAATCGCGGAGCAGGAGAATGAACGTAAGGCCCGGGAGCAGGGGTTGCTGGCAGATGCGGCAAACAAACTTTCTCTTGCCGCCAGCATTGAGGAGGTGCGTGGAATCGTAAGCCGTGCCGCTAGGCAGATAGCCGGAGCTGACGGGGCCACCTTTGTGCATAATGAAGACGATAACTGTTTCTATGCAGATGAAGAAGCCATAGCGCCGTTATGGAAGGGAAAACGGTTTCCGCAAAAGCTTTGCATAAGCGGCTGGGTTATGCAGAACCGGAAGGCAGTAATCATTCCGGATGTCTTTGATGATCCCCGCATTCCGGCAGACGTGTACCGTAAGACCTTTGTAAAAAGTATGGCCATGGTTCCCATCCGGTCCGCGGCACCTCTGGGATGCATAGGCATATACTGGGCGAAGCGTAACGTGCCGGATGACTCTGTCGTGCAGGCCTTGCAGTCTCTCGCTGACCTGACATCGGTCACCATGGAGAAGTTGGCTCTGATACGCAAATTGACTGAAAGAAATGTGGAACTCAAGCAGAGCAAGGAAGAGGCCGATGCAGCAAACAGGGCCAAGTCCGAGTTTCTTGCCAATATGAGCCATGAATTGCGTACTCCGCTGAACGGCGTCATGGGTACCCTGCAGATTCTGACGGATACCCCCCTGAATGCTGAACAGGAAGATTTTGTTGTGCTTGCCACGCAGTCGTGCAGGCGGCTCACCCGGCTTTTAGGCGACATTCTGGACCTTTCCCGTATCGAGGCGGGCAAGGAAGAACTCAAGGTGGAATCGTTCTCGCTTCCGGATACGGTGCGGGCCGTGTGGCAGTTGTTCTTTCCGGCTGCAAGACAGACCAACGTCATACTGAATCTTGAGATAGCATCTGCGGTGCCGCCCATGCTTTGGGGGGATGCTACCAAAGTGCATCAGGTGCTTAACAACCTTGTGGGGAATGCACTGAAGTTCACCAAAACGGGCTCTGTGGATATCTATGTAGGAGCGTTGCCAACATGCGATAATCGAGACCTGCGCATTCTGTTTTCGATAAGCGATACGGGAATAGGTATCAGTGATGATAATCTGGTCAGGATGTTCGAACCGTTCAGTCAGGCTGAAGGAAGCTGTACCAGACATTTTCAGGGAGCGGGGCTTGGGTTGTCCATTGTGAAACGCCTTGTGGCCCTTATGGGCGGGGAGTTGTGTGTTGAGACAGAAGAATACGTTGGCTCCACCTTCTACATTTCGCTTCCCTTCCAGCGGGTGGAAGCCTTGGCGGAACAGGTGGGAGATGTGCTTTCCGCGCAGGGGATAAGACGGCTGCCTTATCACGTGCTGGTTGTGGAAGACGATACCCTGAGTGCCCGTTTTGTGGCACGGCAGCTGGAGAACGCCGGAGCAACCGCCTATATTGCCGGTGATGGCAAGCAGGCGCTTGAGGCGCTGCGTGAAAAGGACTTTGACCTTGTTCTCATGGACATACAGATGCCCGTAATGGACGGCCTGCAAGCTGTAAAAGCCATTCGCGAAGGGGAAGTGGGCGAACGCAGGCGGCTCATACCGGTTATCGCGCTCACAGCCTATGCCATGGCAGGAGACAGGGACCGGTTCATTGCTTCGGGAATGGACGCCTATCTGCCCAAACCTGTGGATTGTCAGGTACTTCTCAAGACAATTGACGGGATTATGGCGCAGCAGAATTAG
- a CDS encoding glycosyltransferase family 2 protein: protein MTTIKSLSIVVPVYNEEDNLPILFAEIERAMSRTDKDWHVIFVDDGSKDRSLEVMRQLAEKHDTVRYVVFAQNCGQSAAFKAGFDAATGDVVVTMDADLQNDPADIPAMLQEYERGFDMVIGWRAKRQDSIVKKIVSKIGNGIRNRLSNETVKDTGCSLKVMRTSMAQLLPMFTGMHRFLPTLMKMQGAKVAEVRVNHRPRQHGVSKYGVWDRTKATFFDLLAIRWMQKRTFRYTIREQK from the coding sequence ATGACAACAATCAAATCACTATCCATAGTTGTTCCCGTATATAACGAAGAAGACAACCTCCCTATCCTGTTCGCCGAGATCGAACGCGCCATGTCGCGCACCGACAAAGACTGGCATGTCATCTTTGTGGATGACGGCAGCAAGGACAGAAGCCTTGAGGTCATGCGCCAGCTTGCGGAAAAGCACGATACTGTCCGCTATGTGGTCTTTGCCCAGAACTGCGGACAGTCTGCCGCCTTCAAGGCTGGTTTTGATGCCGCTACGGGCGACGTTGTCGTTACCATGGACGCCGATCTTCAGAATGACCCTGCCGACATCCCTGCCATGCTTCAGGAGTACGAGCGCGGCTTTGACATGGTCATCGGCTGGCGCGCAAAGCGTCAGGACTCCATTGTGAAAAAGATCGTCTCCAAGATCGGCAACGGCATCCGCAACCGCCTGAGCAATGAAACCGTCAAGGATACCGGCTGCTCCCTCAAGGTGATGCGCACCAGCATGGCGCAGCTCCTTCCCATGTTCACGGGTATGCACCGTTTTCTGCCCACGCTCATGAAGATGCAGGGCGCCAAGGTTGCCGAAGTTCGTGTAAATCACAGACCCAGACAGCATGGCGTATCCAAATACGGCGTGTGGGACCGCACCAAGGCCACCTTCTTCGACCTGCTGGCCATTCGCTGGATGCAGAAACGCACATTCCGCTATACGATCAGGGAACAGAAATAG
- the recO gene encoding DNA repair protein RecO, producing MDYTDKGIILRIGRFKEADLWVRFLSPEHGIFTAFAFGGCRSRQRFSGCLDHLNQVLFRVKGSRMAAYNSLEEGTLLRSPVRLRTDLQRLGLAVNCQKFIEAMGVSAEGAGAAFSLFEGVLALLQESEKVDPLLPLLFRARFAFEQGYRPETGHCMQCGTLIGQGGGVFHVQEGVLFCGNCTAPSGPRFRMGNESLDALRFVQDNPPLCWTALDLSPRARKEITRAVDGFIQFHVGLAWEKGMFRRV from the coding sequence ATGGATTATACGGATAAAGGAATCATTCTCCGCATCGGGCGGTTCAAGGAAGCGGACCTGTGGGTCCGCTTTTTGTCTCCGGAGCATGGAATTTTTACGGCGTTCGCCTTTGGCGGCTGCCGGAGCAGACAGCGCTTCAGCGGATGCCTTGATCACCTCAACCAAGTGCTTTTCAGGGTCAAGGGCAGCCGGATGGCCGCCTACAACAGCCTCGAGGAAGGAACGCTGCTGCGTTCACCCGTGAGGTTGCGAACTGATCTGCAGCGACTGGGACTGGCGGTGAACTGTCAGAAGTTCATTGAAGCCATGGGGGTTTCTGCAGAAGGTGCGGGAGCCGCTTTTTCCCTGTTTGAAGGGGTGCTTGCATTGTTGCAGGAATCGGAAAAGGTTGACCCCTTGCTTCCCCTGTTGTTCAGGGCACGATTTGCCTTTGAGCAGGGGTATCGGCCCGAGACCGGACATTGCATGCAGTGCGGAACGCTCATAGGGCAGGGGGGAGGCGTGTTTCACGTGCAGGAAGGTGTTTTGTTTTGCGGAAATTGCACTGCGCCATCCGGTCCGCGCTTCAGAATGGGTAACGAATCTCTTGACGCTTTGCGATTTGTGCAGGACAATCCACCGCTTTGCTGGACAGCACTGGACCTTTCGCCGCGTGCCCGCAAGGAGATTACCCGTGCCGTGGACGGCTTTATTCAGTTCCATGTCGGTCTGGCATGGGAGAAGGGCATGTTCAGGCGCGTTTAG
- a CDS encoding TrkH family potassium uptake protein, giving the protein MRFAYCLYVIGALVVSVGLTMLFPIGWALYYRDSGLWPLVHSMLISVCVGLLLILAFRRKDKQIMNHREGMAIVALGWLGAGLAGALPFLLADVFPTWTDCVFESISGFTTTGSSVMTDIESTPRSILMWRSLTHWLGGMGIIVMSLAILPFLGVGGMQLYKAEVPGPVPDKLKPRIKDTATVLWKVYVAISVVQCILLMFGGMTLFDAICHTFGTMATGGFSTKNLSVGHYDSAYIQWVITIFMFIAGANFSLHYRALIGDVKCFWKDSEFKFYAVATVIFTVLIALFIYGRNYDTWTESFRHAAFQVVSICTTTGFATADYELWLPFPQALLLFLMFLGGCAGSTGGGIKCMRVLLLLKQAYHELFRLVHPRAVKHIKLGGRIVPAEVMSGIWGFFILYVGLFVISSFLLTALGIDVLTAFAAVAACIGNIGPGLGTVGPAENFAHLPLAAKWVLTWCMLLGRLEIYTVFILFVPEFWRK; this is encoded by the coding sequence ATGCGATTTGCGTATTGTCTGTACGTCATAGGGGCGCTGGTTGTTTCCGTGGGGTTGACCATGTTGTTCCCCATCGGCTGGGCTCTCTATTATCGCGATTCCGGTTTGTGGCCCCTTGTGCATTCCATGCTCATTTCCGTCTGTGTGGGGCTGCTGCTCATTCTTGCGTTCCGGCGCAAGGACAAGCAGATCATGAACCACCGTGAAGGCATGGCCATTGTGGCCCTGGGCTGGCTCGGTGCCGGACTTGCAGGCGCGTTGCCCTTCTTGCTGGCAGATGTGTTCCCCACGTGGACGGACTGCGTGTTCGAGTCCATATCGGGGTTCACCACCACGGGCTCAAGCGTCATGACGGACATTGAGTCAACGCCCCGCAGCATTCTCATGTGGCGCAGCCTGACACACTGGCTTGGCGGTATGGGGATCATCGTCATGTCTCTGGCCATTCTGCCCTTCCTCGGGGTGGGCGGCATGCAGCTTTACAAGGCGGAAGTTCCCGGTCCCGTGCCGGACAAGCTCAAACCCCGCATCAAGGATACGGCCACGGTTCTCTGGAAGGTGTATGTGGCCATCTCCGTTGTCCAGTGCATACTCCTCATGTTCGGCGGCATGACACTCTTTGACGCCATCTGCCATACCTTCGGCACCATGGCGACGGGGGGCTTCTCCACCAAGAACCTGTCCGTCGGCCATTATGACAGCGCCTATATCCAGTGGGTCATCACCATCTTCATGTTCATTGCCGGTGCCAACTTTTCCCTGCATTACAGGGCGTTGATCGGCGACGTGAAGTGTTTCTGGAAGGATTCCGAATTCAAGTTCTATGCGGTTGCAACTGTGATTTTCACGGTGCTGATTGCCTTGTTTATCTACGGCCGCAATTACGATACCTGGACAGAATCGTTCCGCCATGCGGCGTTTCAGGTGGTTTCCATATGCACAACCACCGGTTTTGCCACGGCGGATTACGAGCTGTGGCTGCCGTTCCCGCAGGCCTTACTTCTCTTCCTCATGTTCCTTGGGGGGTGCGCCGGTTCAACGGGTGGCGGCATAAAGTGCATGCGTGTGCTGCTGTTGCTCAAACAGGCCTACCATGAATTGTTCCGGTTGGTGCATCCGAGAGCGGTGAAGCATATCAAGCTCGGGGGGCGTATTGTGCCTGCCGAGGTCATGTCCGGCATATGGGGCTTCTTCATTCTGTATGTGGGACTGTTTGTCATTTCCAGCTTCCTGCTCACTGCACTGGGCATAGACGTGCTCACGGCTTTTGCGGCTGTTGCCGCCTGCATAGGCAACATTGGGCCGGGTCTTGGTACTGTGGGCCCTGCAGAGAACTTTGCACATCTGCCGCTGGCCGCCAAGTGGGTGCTCACATGGTGCATGCTGCTCGGGCGTCTTGAAATCTATACTGTGTTCATCCTTTTTGTGCCGGAGTTCTGGCGCAAGTAG
- the glyS gene encoding glycine--tRNA ligase subunit beta, translating to MSVFVLEIGTEELPARFLPGLEKELKDRLAAFLTESHVDFEAIDVQSTPRRAAATVKGISAIQNEAEEVVSGPPVRIAYDAEGKPTKAAEGFAKTQGVDLADAFTLKIDKGEYLAVRKKIGGARTLDLLSEGCPAIIGALPFPKKMKWGSLEYTYARPLRWVLAMFDDQVVPFGVADLASGNTTRGHRVHGPGPFTVSHADKFADVVREQCAVTLSGAERRAHTIAEGNALAAAMGGTVLWKDSLLDEVQGLSEHPVPCLGGFDPSFLELPREALLTSMQSHQKSFGLEDKDGNLLPYFLTVLNITPKDMDVVRKGWERVLRARLEDGRFFWRNDLKNSFDAWLGKLDSVIFLAPLGSMGNKTRRLSTLCGSLAASVDAGLKADAERAGRLSKADLVSEMVYEFDSLQGIMGGIYARKMGENDVVAQAIAEQYLPAGPDTPVPSSLCGALLSIADKADTMAGCFGLGMIPTGAADPYALRRCCLGITRIMLDRNIRVSARDIFLAAQAGYGDAIKWKLAPEEALEKMVEFFNLRLKNYFVSQGYETLLVEAALNAGSSDICDAAARLKALDAFSKSEGFGQAVLTFKRAANIIRKQGEEAGVALSGVVDAALFEDEAEKALGEALRAVEPRFESLWQAGDFDALFGLLGELRPTVDAFFDNVMVMCDDAAVRVNRLNLLTSLVQKLGRLADFAALQM from the coding sequence ATGTCCGTATTTGTGTTGGAAATCGGCACCGAAGAGTTGCCCGCCCGCTTCCTGCCCGGGCTGGAAAAGGAATTGAAGGACCGTCTTGCGGCCTTTTTGACGGAATCGCACGTGGATTTCGAAGCCATTGATGTGCAGTCCACCCCCCGCCGTGCAGCGGCTACCGTGAAGGGTATTTCCGCCATTCAGAATGAAGCGGAGGAAGTGGTATCCGGTCCGCCCGTCAGAATAGCCTATGATGCCGAAGGCAAGCCCACCAAAGCTGCCGAGGGTTTCGCCAAGACGCAGGGCGTTGACCTTGCCGATGCGTTCACCCTCAAGATCGACAAGGGCGAGTACCTTGCTGTCCGCAAGAAGATCGGCGGTGCCCGCACTCTTGATCTGCTTTCGGAAGGGTGTCCCGCCATCATTGGCGCACTGCCGTTCCCTAAGAAGATGAAGTGGGGCAGCCTTGAATACACCTATGCGCGTCCGCTGCGCTGGGTTCTTGCCATGTTCGATGATCAGGTGGTTCCCTTTGGCGTGGCAGACCTCGCCTCAGGCAACACCACCCGCGGGCATCGTGTGCACGGCCCCGGTCCCTTCACCGTTTCTCATGCTGATAAATTTGCCGATGTCGTGCGCGAACAGTGTGCCGTCACCCTCTCCGGTGCCGAACGTCGCGCTCACACCATTGCGGAAGGTAATGCCCTTGCCGCAGCCATGGGTGGCACCGTGCTCTGGAAAGACAGCCTGCTCGACGAAGTGCAGGGGCTTTCCGAACATCCGGTGCCCTGTCTGGGAGGATTTGATCCTTCCTTCCTCGAACTGCCCCGCGAAGCTCTGCTGACCAGCATGCAGAGCCACCAGAAGAGCTTCGGCCTTGAAGACAAGGACGGCAACCTGCTTCCGTACTTCCTGACCGTGCTGAACATCACTCCCAAGGATATGGATGTGGTGCGCAAGGGCTGGGAACGCGTGCTGCGTGCCCGTCTTGAAGACGGCCGCTTCTTCTGGCGCAACGACCTGAAGAACAGCTTTGATGCATGGCTCGGCAAGCTCGACTCGGTTATCTTCCTTGCTCCTCTGGGCTCCATGGGCAACAAGACCCGTCGGCTTTCCACTCTGTGCGGTTCGCTGGCCGCGTCTGTGGATGCAGGCCTGAAGGCTGATGCCGAAAGGGCAGGGCGTCTGTCCAAGGCCGACCTCGTTTCCGAAATGGTGTACGAGTTTGACAGCCTGCAGGGCATTATGGGTGGCATCTATGCCCGCAAGATGGGTGAAAACGACGTGGTGGCACAGGCCATTGCGGAGCAGTATCTGCCCGCAGGTCCCGATACGCCCGTTCCTTCCTCCCTCTGCGGTGCGCTGCTCTCCATTGCGGACAAGGCCGATACCATGGCCGGCTGCTTCGGCCTGGGCATGATTCCCACCGGTGCTGCCGACCCGTATGCGCTGCGCCGCTGCTGCCTCGGCATCACCCGCATCATGCTGGACCGGAACATCCGTGTATCCGCCCGCGACATCTTCCTCGCCGCGCAGGCCGGATATGGTGATGCTATCAAGTGGAAGCTGGCTCCCGAAGAAGCACTTGAGAAGATGGTTGAGTTCTTCAACCTGCGTCTCAAGAACTACTTCGTATCGCAGGGCTATGAAACCCTGCTGGTGGAAGCTGCGCTCAATGCCGGCTCTTCGGATATCTGCGATGCCGCCGCGCGTCTCAAGGCACTTGATGCCTTCAGCAAATCCGAAGGATTCGGGCAGGCAGTGCTCACTTTCAAGCGTGCGGCAAACATCATCCGCAAGCAGGGAGAAGAGGCCGGTGTGGCTCTTTCCGGTGTTGTGGATGCTGCCCTGTTTGAAGACGAAGCGGAAAAGGCTCTTGGTGAAGCGCTCAGGGCTGTCGAACCCAGATTCGAAAGCCTGTGGCAGGCAGGGGATTTTGATGCCCTGTTCGGTCTGCTCGGCGAACTGCGTCCTACCGTGGATGCCTTCTTCGATAATGTCATGGTCATGTGCGACGATGCCGCCGTGCGCGTCAATCGTCTGAACCTGCTGACCTCTCTGGTGCAGAAGCTTGGCAGACTTGCCGACTTTGCAGCACTGCAGATGTAG
- a CDS encoding TVP38/TMEM64 family protein yields the protein MINAKTRKAILKAFFIFALLAAAIYLFRVSGLNEVLDKHWMDVHIRDQGISGDLLFLAIAAGFTAVGLPRQIIGFFAGYVFGATMGTVMGTVGTALGCALSFYYARFAGREAIERRLGKKTAKLNAFLQRDPFQMTVVIRLLPVGSNILTNLLAGITSISSLSFLGGSALGYIPQTFIFALLGSGVNVDPVWRTTISAVLMVVSSLLGYRLYRKYRVESELDA from the coding sequence TTGATCAATGCAAAAACCAGAAAGGCCATCCTCAAGGCCTTTTTCATATTCGCTCTGCTGGCGGCAGCCATCTATCTTTTCAGAGTTTCCGGCCTCAATGAAGTGCTGGACAAGCATTGGATGGACGTGCACATCCGCGATCAGGGTATTTCCGGCGACCTGCTGTTTCTGGCTATTGCCGCAGGATTCACTGCGGTGGGCCTGCCCCGCCAGATAATCGGTTTTTTTGCGGGCTATGTTTTCGGGGCAACTATGGGCACCGTCATGGGAACCGTGGGAACCGCACTTGGCTGCGCCCTGTCCTTCTACTACGCCCGTTTTGCCGGACGCGAGGCCATTGAGCGCAGACTGGGCAAGAAGACGGCAAAGCTCAACGCCTTTCTGCAGCGCGACCCCTTCCAGATGACTGTGGTCATCCGCCTGCTGCCCGTGGGAAGCAATATCCTGACCAATCTTCTGGCGGGTATCACGTCCATATCCTCCCTCTCATTTCTCGGAGGCTCCGCGCTCGGCTACATCCCCCAGACCTTCATTTTCGCCCTGCTCGGCAGCGGAGTGAATGTTGATCCTGTCTGGCGCACCACTATCAGCGCCGTGCTCATGGTTGTTTCAAGCCTGCTCGGCTACCGACTCTACCGGAAATACCGGGTAGAATCCGAACTGGATGCATAA